In one window of Verrucomicrobiota bacterium DNA:
- a CDS encoding S8 family serine peptidase: MKTGHLVRGVVVVLSLCIVLAWGAAYGAGQAARSIRLKAATIDTSEPVEVPAPVRRDQPSPRASRYFIVQSAAPVDEAFVRTLEARGARIISYLPDDAFLVEAAPAVQDQLNALGSVRWSGPYRPEYKVAPGLTRDVERGRAPERLTVLVFAGADVKGVVGALAAQGLRFERYSPGRRFHHLTFRAAPRMRLERLAAIEGVAWIEPQRPLELIQAPPTITGDVPADIMNLEEVWSAGFDGAGQIVGICDTGLDVGINGAPLHDDFEGRLLAAFALGRPGDWSDDHGHGTHVAGTSVGDGARSGGLFRGGAWGAELVFQSAYVDEADPLGGIPPDLYTLFEQAYGAGARIHSNSWGSPDRGRYSAYSEQVDEFMWDHKDMLIVFACGNDGVDANNDGVIDLDSLYSPATAKNCLAVGASENVRETGGLSEYTWGLLGILDGTWQAEPIYSDPISDNEDGLAAFSSHGPCDDGRIKPDVVAPGTDIISCRTQDPVGYSLADYNTWGVYDNDYVYMGGTSMAAPAAAGATALVRQYLVEEAGIADPSAALVKAALINGAYEMTPGQYGVGLEQEMGPRPNNAEGWGRIDAAGALLASTETEISTLDIAPGLSTGGFAEYEYIVGNPGVAFRVTLVYTDYPGNPAAAVQLVNDLDLVVTDGNGVPHYPNRLSGADRLNNVEMVEIATPTAGTYTVRVNAHSTPYGPQPYALVVSRGKASGAGHVVLNKIAYGVADTAATITVVDTDIAGGGTQNVTVTSTSDPSGEVIALTETTSGVFAGQVGLTTGTPGVGQIHVAHGDTITAVYHDADHGAGSPQDVYDTASVDLVIPTIVSRSLILVDIDRAAIGWTTSEACNGVVHYGEFPALGSSAVNGTYVIGRTIELTGLQPNTRYYYSIESTDAAGNTVTDDNGGALYTFATGYGAVTFADDMEDGPGGWIHSGDFDQWEYGVPAYLGGPSSAHSPENCWGTNLDGYFVHDDYFDGYWIREGLVSPSVAIGQGATLTFWHWYDLVAGSDEMTVEISQNGGPWQDVTPGGGYDGASFGWVEETIDLSAFANSTIRIRFNIWADVWFDYLDPHAGWYVDDVEIATLHAFGYGDVTFDRSAYGLATPVVVTVTDGHENDDALTVETVSVNVSSDSEPAGETLVLTETGANTGMFSGTILLSATVIGGDGKVGVVEGDTVTARYTDLDDGLGGTNVERTATAVTDLDGPSLSGLTISEITTRSAIIEFTSDPGVAATVAYGTGGVEDHELSAVSENGEFAFTLDGLQDNTRYTFTIIVEDAAGNAVPYNTPPSAYSFGTRAAYTYAANAFDGETSELEFSSDNAVWELGTPEFGPNAAHSPPACWATDLDGPYPITCDVAITSGWITLEPGSEFSFEHWYGINEYMIEEEGYGIVEITTNGTTWQDITPTLGGYVGASLEWLPETINLFAYGSQNVRLRFRLYSQESDIVLYDYPGWYVDDVALVKTIPFGQGALFFDRDVYSLSTPVEVMLIDAHLNANPDVAETVMLSVSSSKESLGITLTETASNSGKFLATCMLDDGPAASDALLQVAATDTISVQYNDADDGTGSPALANAQANVDLVAPQITGLAFSDVSDTSFTASWTTNEPCIGTVYFGKTTDAAEVLWSAGYVLSHSTVVSGLDENAGYFVRVSATDAAGNEVFDDNGGAWHRVYTQVRNELFLDDFDRDEKGWTHSGVGDEWERGVPALGVSNAASPPYCWATDLDGNYEATVDASLVSPSIALASNARLSFNQWYSIEEYGLDDGVGTVEVSANGVNWTNISRDGGYTGKAKAGWHEETLSLASFGTAAVQVRYRLSANQTIEYYYPGWYLDDVSVYVLKPYGYGVLRLDRSVYTIVDQVIITLKDGHLNSDPGAIETVSVSVSSTTQPGPTTAVLTESDAASGIFFGAMPISLYTGVGSVRISDGDTITVSYTDADNAEGGTNVVVTAQALVSAVDTDGDGMPDAWEIAHGLDPYSGVGDDGASGDPDGDGSPNGDELAADTDPQNPGSLLAVVEIEETPEGFIVVRWQSRPNKLYRVYWSTDRTTWLPSDVVTSAGAQTEWTDISTPSLVEKRYKIQVLQ; the protein is encoded by the coding sequence ATGAAGACGGGGCATCTGGTGCGCGGGGTTGTTGTTGTCCTAAGCCTCTGCATTGTGCTGGCTTGGGGCGCGGCGTACGGGGCCGGGCAGGCCGCCCGGTCAATCCGGCTCAAGGCGGCGACGATTGACACGAGCGAGCCGGTCGAGGTCCCCGCGCCCGTGCGCCGGGACCAACCCTCTCCGAGGGCGAGCCGCTATTTTATCGTTCAATCCGCTGCGCCCGTGGACGAAGCATTCGTCCGGACACTCGAAGCGCGCGGCGCGCGCATCATCTCGTACCTGCCCGACGACGCGTTTCTCGTCGAGGCCGCACCCGCCGTGCAGGATCAGCTCAATGCGCTCGGATCGGTCCGTTGGTCGGGCCCGTACCGGCCCGAGTACAAGGTCGCGCCCGGCCTGACGCGCGACGTCGAGCGCGGCCGCGCACCCGAGCGGCTCACCGTGCTCGTGTTCGCCGGCGCCGACGTGAAGGGGGTCGTTGGCGCGCTCGCTGCGCAGGGACTGCGGTTCGAGCGCTACTCGCCGGGGCGTCGTTTCCATCATCTTACGTTCCGGGCCGCGCCGCGCATGCGCCTCGAGCGCTTGGCCGCGATCGAGGGTGTGGCGTGGATCGAGCCGCAGCGCCCGCTCGAGCTGATCCAGGCGCCGCCCACGATCACGGGCGACGTGCCGGCCGACATCATGAATCTGGAAGAAGTCTGGAGCGCGGGCTTCGATGGCGCGGGCCAGATCGTCGGCATCTGCGACACCGGCCTCGACGTGGGCATCAACGGGGCGCCGCTGCACGACGACTTCGAGGGCCGCCTGCTCGCCGCATTCGCACTGGGCCGGCCCGGCGATTGGAGCGACGACCACGGCCACGGCACGCACGTTGCGGGGACGTCCGTCGGCGACGGCGCGCGCTCCGGCGGCTTGTTCCGCGGCGGGGCGTGGGGCGCGGAGCTCGTGTTCCAGTCAGCCTACGTGGACGAGGCGGACCCGCTCGGCGGCATCCCGCCGGACCTCTACACGCTCTTCGAGCAGGCATACGGCGCGGGTGCACGCATCCACAGCAATAGCTGGGGCTCGCCCGACCGCGGTCGCTACTCGGCGTATTCCGAGCAGGTCGACGAGTTTATGTGGGACCACAAGGACATGCTCATCGTTTTCGCGTGCGGCAACGATGGCGTGGACGCGAACAATGACGGCGTGATTGACCTCGACTCGCTCTACTCGCCGGCGACGGCGAAGAACTGCCTCGCCGTCGGGGCCTCCGAGAACGTGCGCGAAACGGGCGGGCTTTCCGAGTACACGTGGGGCCTGCTCGGCATTCTCGACGGCACGTGGCAGGCCGAGCCGATCTACAGCGACCCGATCTCCGACAATGAGGACGGCCTTGCCGCCTTCAGCAGCCACGGCCCGTGCGACGACGGGCGCATCAAACCCGACGTGGTCGCGCCCGGCACGGACATCATCTCGTGCCGCACGCAGGATCCGGTCGGCTACTCGCTCGCCGACTACAACACGTGGGGCGTCTACGACAACGACTACGTCTACATGGGCGGCACGAGCATGGCGGCGCCCGCCGCGGCGGGCGCCACGGCGCTTGTGCGGCAATACCTCGTCGAGGAGGCAGGCATCGCCGATCCGAGTGCCGCGCTCGTGAAGGCCGCGCTGATCAACGGCGCCTACGAGATGACGCCCGGCCAGTACGGCGTGGGGCTCGAGCAGGAGATGGGTCCGCGGCCCAACAACGCGGAGGGGTGGGGGAGGATCGATGCGGCCGGCGCGCTGCTTGCCTCGACCGAGACCGAGATCAGCACCCTCGACATTGCGCCCGGCCTGAGCACGGGCGGATTCGCGGAGTACGAGTACATCGTCGGCAATCCCGGCGTCGCGTTCCGCGTGACGCTCGTCTATACCGACTATCCGGGCAACCCGGCCGCCGCCGTGCAACTCGTTAACGACCTGGACCTCGTCGTGACCGACGGCAACGGCGTGCCCCATTACCCGAACCGGCTGAGTGGCGCCGATCGGCTCAACAACGTCGAGATGGTCGAAATCGCCACCCCCACCGCGGGCACGTACACCGTGCGCGTCAACGCACACAGCACGCCGTATGGCCCGCAACCGTACGCGCTCGTCGTGTCACGCGGTAAGGCCAGCGGCGCGGGCCACGTTGTCCTCAACAAGATTGCCTACGGCGTCGCCGACACGGCGGCGACGATCACGGTCGTGGATACGGACATCGCAGGCGGCGGCACGCAGAACGTGACGGTGACTTCGACGAGCGATCCGTCGGGCGAGGTAATCGCGTTGACCGAGACGACCTCGGGCGTGTTCGCCGGACAGGTCGGATTGACAACCGGCACCCCGGGCGTGGGCCAGATCCACGTCGCGCACGGCGACACGATCACGGCCGTCTACCACGATGCCGACCACGGCGCGGGATCGCCCCAGGACGTGTACGATACGGCAAGTGTGGACCTCGTTATCCCGACGATCGTTAGCCGCTCGCTCATCCTTGTCGACATCGACCGCGCGGCGATCGGCTGGACGACGTCCGAGGCGTGCAACGGCGTTGTGCACTACGGCGAGTTCCCGGCGCTTGGCAGCTCGGCCGTCAATGGCACGTACGTCATCGGGCGCACGATCGAGCTGACGGGCCTGCAGCCGAACACGCGCTACTACTACAGCATCGAGTCGACCGACGCGGCAGGCAACACGGTTACTGACGACAACGGCGGCGCGCTCTACACGTTCGCCACCGGCTACGGCGCGGTGACGTTCGCCGACGACATGGAGGACGGCCCTGGCGGCTGGATCCACTCGGGCGACTTCGACCAGTGGGAGTACGGCGTGCCGGCGTACCTCGGCGGCCCGTCGTCGGCGCATTCGCCCGAGAACTGCTGGGGCACCAACCTCGACGGCTACTTCGTGCACGACGACTACTTTGACGGCTACTGGATCCGCGAGGGGCTTGTGAGCCCGTCGGTCGCCATCGGCCAGGGTGCGACACTGACGTTCTGGCACTGGTACGACCTCGTCGCGGGCAGCGATGAGATGACCGTCGAGATTTCGCAGAACGGTGGGCCGTGGCAAGACGTGACGCCGGGCGGCGGCTACGACGGCGCGAGCTTCGGCTGGGTCGAGGAGACGATTGACCTGTCGGCGTTCGCCAACTCGACGATCCGCATCCGCTTCAACATCTGGGCCGACGTGTGGTTCGACTATCTCGATCCGCACGCGGGCTGGTACGTTGACGACGTGGAGATCGCCACGCTCCACGCGTTCGGCTACGGCGACGTGACCTTCGACCGCAGCGCCTATGGTCTTGCCACGCCCGTTGTCGTCACCGTCACGGACGGGCATGAGAACGACGACGCGCTCACCGTCGAGACAGTCAGCGTGAACGTCTCGAGCGATTCCGAACCGGCCGGCGAGACGCTGGTGCTCACCGAGACGGGCGCGAACACGGGCATGTTCTCCGGGACGATTCTCCTTTCCGCAACCGTGATCGGCGGCGACGGCAAGGTCGGCGTCGTGGAGGGCGACACAGTCACGGCACGCTACACGGACCTCGACGACGGGCTCGGCGGCACGAACGTCGAGCGCACGGCGACCGCCGTGACGGATCTGGACGGGCCGTCGCTGAGCGGCCTGACGATCAGCGAGATCACGACGCGGAGCGCTATCATCGAGTTCACGTCGGATCCGGGCGTCGCGGCAACCGTGGCCTACGGCACGGGCGGCGTCGAAGATCACGAGCTGAGTGCTGTGAGCGAGAACGGCGAGTTCGCATTCACGCTCGACGGCCTGCAGGATAACACGCGCTACACATTCACGATCATCGTCGAGGACGCCGCCGGTAACGCGGTGCCGTATAACACACCGCCCAGCGCTTACTCGTTCGGCACGCGCGCGGCGTACACGTACGCGGCGAATGCGTTCGACGGTGAGACGAGCGAGCTCGAGTTCTCGTCGGACAACGCGGTGTGGGAGCTTGGTACGCCTGAGTTCGGCCCCAACGCTGCTCACTCGCCGCCCGCGTGCTGGGCCACGGACCTCGACGGACCGTACCCGATCACATGCGACGTGGCGATCACGAGCGGCTGGATCACGCTCGAGCCCGGCAGCGAGTTCTCCTTCGAGCATTGGTATGGCATCAACGAGTACATGATCGAGGAGGAAGGGTACGGTATCGTCGAGATCACGACGAACGGCACGACGTGGCAGGACATCACACCCACGCTCGGCGGGTACGTCGGCGCGAGCCTCGAGTGGCTGCCGGAGACCATCAACCTGTTTGCGTACGGCTCGCAGAACGTGCGGCTGCGCTTCCGGCTCTACTCACAGGAATCGGACATTGTGCTCTACGACTATCCTGGCTGGTACGTGGACGACGTGGCGCTCGTCAAGACGATCCCGTTCGGCCAAGGCGCCCTGTTCTTCGATCGCGACGTCTACAGCCTGAGTACGCCGGTCGAGGTCATGCTCATCGACGCGCACCTGAACGCGAACCCCGATGTCGCCGAGACGGTCATGCTCAGCGTCTCGAGCTCGAAGGAGAGCCTCGGCATTACGCTGACCGAGACGGCGTCGAACTCGGGCAAGTTCCTTGCGACCTGTATGCTTGATGACGGCCCCGCCGCGAGCGATGCCCTGCTCCAGGTCGCGGCGACCGACACGATCAGTGTCCAGTACAACGATGCCGACGACGGCACCGGCTCGCCGGCGCTGGCGAACGCGCAGGCGAACGTGGACCTCGTCGCGCCGCAGATCACGGGGCTGGCCTTCTCGGACGTGAGCGACACCAGCTTCACGGCGAGCTGGACGACGAACGAGCCCTGCATCGGCACGGTCTACTTTGGCAAGACGACGGATGCGGCCGAGGTGCTCTGGTCCGCCGGGTACGTGTTGTCGCATTCCACCGTCGTAAGCGGCCTCGATGAGAATGCCGGCTACTTCGTCAGGGTCTCGGCTACCGACGCGGCCGGCAACGAGGTGTTCGACGACAACGGCGGCGCGTGGCACCGAGTCTACACGCAGGTGCGCAACGAGCTCTTCTTGGACGACTTCGACCGCGACGAGAAGGGCTGGACGCACTCGGGCGTCGGCGACGAGTGGGAACGCGGCGTGCCGGCGCTCGGCGTGAGCAACGCCGCGTCACCGCCCTATTGCTGGGCGACCGACCTGGACGGCAACTACGAGGCCACGGTCGACGCGTCGCTCGTCAGCCCGTCAATCGCGCTCGCGTCGAACGCGCGGCTCTCGTTCAATCAGTGGTACAGCATCGAGGAGTACGGGCTCGACGACGGCGTCGGCACCGTCGAGGTCAGCGCGAACGGCGTGAACTGGACCAACATCTCACGCGACGGCGGCTATACGGGCAAGGCGAAGGCCGGCTGGCACGAGGAGACGCTGTCGCTCGCCTCGTTCGGCACGGCGGCGGTCCAGGTCCGCTATCGGCTCAGCGCGAACCAGACGATCGAGTACTACTACCCAGGCTGGTACCTCGACGACGTGAGCGTCTATGTTCTCAAGCCGTATGGCTACGGCGTGCTGCGCCTCGACCGCAGTGTCTACACAATTGTCGACCAGGTCATCATCACGCTCAAGGACGGCCACCTCAACTCAGACCCCGGCGCGATCGAGACCGTCAGTGTCTCCGTGTCGAGCACGACCCAGCCGGGCCCGACGACCGCCGTGCTCACCGAGAGCGATGCAGCCTCCGGCATCTTCTTCGGCGCGATGCCGATCTCGCTCTATACCGGAGTGGGCTCGGTGCGCATCTCCGATGGCGACACGATCACGGTGAGCTACACGGATGCCGACAACGCGGAGGGCGGCACGAACGTCGTTGTAACGGCGCAGGCGCTGGTGTCCGCCGTCGACACCGACGGCGATGGGATGCCGGATGCGTGGGAGATTGCCCACGGTCTTGACCCGTACTCAGGTGTCGGCGATGATGGCGCGAGCGGCGATCCGGACGGCGACGGCTCACCCAACGGCGACGAACTCGCTGCCGATACCGATCCACAGAACCCCGGCTCGCTCCTCGCCGTCGTCGAGATCGAGGAGACGCCCGAGGGCTTCATCGTCGTCCGCTGGCAGAGCCGCCCCAATAAGCTCTACCGCGTCTACTGGAGCACCGACCGCACGACGTGGTTGCCGAGTGACGTTGTCACCTCTGCAGGCGCTCAGACCGAGTGGACCGACATCTCCACTCCCAGCCTCGTCGAGAAGCGCTACAAGATCCAGGTTCTGCAGTAG
- a CDS encoding HIRAN domain-containing protein produces the protein MGKDRESQAELLGKLRSEVVGLQYHEASVEKGRVNLEREPDNAHDANAIRVENARFEPVGHLPKREAAYLAPLLDAGKIVLEGAVTDRPRQNTARLELDVYVAAKGAEIAHPPEKPQTAAAFAHRTMAEAFQSVVKGEVEPAAELLDVLRGLVHRDVWPETRLLYELIGARAAKLKDTTAVEEPDLVEAMLGRLVLGDPLVHENMAVFPLLGDDGAGVDYVLLDDALKSRDAVVTEMSEGGSVPQLRFVNKGKRRVLLLDGDQLIGAKQNRIINITILVGAKKTLVVPVSCVEQGRWHSVSRQFESGRRVSPSLRGLQCASVRASVLAGNGILADQSAVWSKVDAELNALGVESQSEALSEGYEAVGKTLEAYRQKLTCPADAKGVIVAIDGTVAGIELFDKAETLRRTWGKLIEAYATEAVMSARRSKEVKPTAEESADEFLASVRASVRDARPALGEGLYVYIEGDGLVGTALVAEGQVIHLAAFRKPELPTRSPLPPGFIV, from the coding sequence ATGGGTAAGGACAGGGAGTCGCAGGCCGAGCTGCTGGGCAAGCTCCGGAGCGAGGTGGTCGGCCTGCAGTACCACGAGGCGTCGGTCGAGAAGGGGCGCGTGAACCTCGAGCGCGAGCCGGACAATGCGCACGACGCCAATGCGATCCGCGTCGAGAACGCGCGCTTCGAGCCGGTGGGCCACTTGCCCAAGCGAGAGGCCGCCTACCTGGCGCCGCTGCTCGACGCGGGCAAGATCGTGCTCGAAGGCGCCGTGACGGATCGCCCGCGGCAGAACACGGCGCGGCTCGAGCTGGACGTCTACGTGGCGGCGAAGGGGGCGGAGATCGCACACCCGCCTGAGAAGCCGCAGACGGCGGCCGCGTTCGCGCACAGGACGATGGCCGAGGCGTTCCAGTCGGTCGTGAAGGGCGAGGTCGAGCCGGCCGCCGAGTTGCTCGATGTGCTGCGGGGCCTCGTGCACCGCGACGTGTGGCCGGAGACGAGGCTGCTGTACGAGCTGATCGGGGCGCGCGCCGCGAAACTGAAGGACACGACGGCGGTCGAGGAGCCCGATCTGGTCGAAGCCATGCTGGGCCGCCTCGTGCTGGGCGACCCGCTCGTGCACGAGAACATGGCCGTGTTCCCGCTGCTGGGCGATGACGGCGCGGGCGTGGACTACGTGCTGCTCGACGACGCGCTCAAGTCGCGCGACGCCGTGGTCACCGAGATGAGCGAGGGAGGCAGCGTGCCCCAGCTGCGGTTCGTCAACAAGGGCAAACGCCGCGTGCTGCTCCTCGACGGCGACCAGCTTATCGGGGCGAAGCAGAACCGCATCATCAACATCACCATCCTCGTCGGCGCGAAGAAGACGCTCGTCGTGCCGGTGAGCTGCGTCGAGCAGGGGCGCTGGCATTCGGTGTCGCGCCAGTTCGAGTCGGGCCGCCGGGTCAGTCCGTCGCTGCGCGGCCTCCAGTGCGCGTCGGTCAGGGCGTCGGTCCTCGCCGGCAACGGCATACTCGCTGACCAGAGCGCCGTGTGGAGCAAGGTGGACGCCGAACTCAACGCGCTCGGCGTCGAGTCGCAGAGCGAGGCGCTCAGCGAGGGCTACGAAGCGGTCGGGAAGACGCTCGAAGCGTATCGCCAGAAGCTGACCTGTCCGGCAGATGCCAAGGGGGTCATCGTCGCCATTGACGGCACCGTGGCCGGCATCGAGTTGTTCGACAAGGCCGAAACCTTGCGGCGCACGTGGGGAAAGCTGATCGAGGCGTATGCAACCGAGGCCGTCATGTCCGCCCGCCGGTCGAAGGAGGTGAAACCCACAGCGGAGGAGTCGGCGGACGAGTTTCTGGCATCCGTCCGCGCCTCGGTGCGCGACGCCCGGCCGGCGCTGGGCGAAGGTCTTTATGTTTACATCGAGGGCGACGGGCTCGTCGGCACCGCGCTTGTGGCCGAGGGCCAGGTGATCCACCTCGCGGCGTTCCGCAAACCCGAACTGCCGACGCGTTCGCCCCTCCCGCCCGGTTTTATCGTTTGA
- a CDS encoding ABC transporter ATP-binding protein, translating into MTDNRLVHALDVTKVYRTGDVEVHALRGVTLDVAAGEFVAIVGPSGSGKTTLLNLAGALDSVTSGELVVLGSDMAGLSRRARADLRMRSLGFVFQAYNLVPVLTARENVEFVLELQGVGRERRTRSKDVLDELGLAELADRRPPEMSGGQQQRVAVARAVASRPKLVLADEPTANLDGDNAETLMTMMRRLRDEHAMTFIFSTHDPRVVAYASRVVTLTDGHVTADEQRDRRAAATDEAS; encoded by the coding sequence ATGACTGACAACAGGCTCGTTCACGCACTCGATGTGACGAAGGTCTACCGCACCGGCGACGTTGAAGTGCACGCGCTGCGTGGCGTGACGCTCGACGTCGCGGCGGGCGAGTTTGTCGCCATCGTCGGCCCATCGGGTAGCGGCAAGACGACACTCCTCAACCTCGCCGGCGCACTCGACTCCGTCACGAGCGGCGAGCTCGTTGTCCTGGGCAGCGACATGGCCGGCTTGAGCCGTCGCGCGCGCGCCGATCTGCGTATGCGGTCACTCGGCTTCGTCTTCCAGGCGTACAACCTCGTGCCCGTGCTGACGGCGCGCGAGAACGTCGAGTTCGTCCTCGAGCTTCAGGGCGTCGGACGCGAGCGCCGCACGCGCTCGAAGGACGTGCTCGATGAGCTCGGCTTGGCCGAGCTTGCCGACAGACGGCCGCCCGAAATGTCCGGCGGCCAGCAGCAGCGCGTCGCCGTGGCACGCGCCGTCGCGTCGCGCCCCAAGCTCGTGCTTGCCGACGAGCCGACCGCCAACCTCGACGGCGACAACGCCGAGACCCTCATGACGATGATGCGCCGCCTGCGCGACGAGCACGCAATGACGTTCATCTTCTCGACCCACGACCCGCGCGTCGTCGCCTACGCCTCACGCGTCGTCACGCTCACCGACGGGCACGTGACCGCCGACGAGCAACGCGACCGCAGAGCGGCTGCCACAGATGAGGCCTCGTGA
- a CDS encoding ABC transporter permease has translation MIGTVALTYALRSLRRHRRRTVLSVVGVGIGCAIGLVATSWIYGGGDMQIRATAESGRGHLRVAPEGWLETRENSLRIADWSDALTAAETLPGVRAVAVRARANGLLAFGNRTAGVELVGAMPDDELRSNRVIRRARVDGRYLRADDRGMVVIGRRLAEKLDVGLDDDLLATLSGRDGMQQAMLTIVGLLETGSREIDGAICQVTLDELNAITGYEGPGEITILLDDARQTDHARDRLATMIPDGSEAITWREVEPEIAAGVAGDRVFTRVIIGIVVLVVLLGIASAQLTAVLERRREFGMLAALGMKGRQIANLLIIEAFVIGFGGAAVALLVGGPVAYWLSAWGVDIRAMMGDDLSMGGVLIDPVMHGDFGLWIVWYALGVSLVATLGATAYPAWRAARTEPAQAMREF, from the coding sequence ATCGGCCTCGTCGCCACGTCGTGGATCTACGGCGGTGGCGACATGCAGATCCGCGCCACCGCCGAGAGCGGCAGGGGCCACCTGCGCGTTGCGCCCGAGGGATGGCTCGAGACGCGCGAGAACTCGCTTCGAATCGCCGACTGGAGCGACGCGCTCACCGCCGCCGAAACACTGCCCGGCGTGCGCGCCGTCGCCGTGCGCGCCCGGGCCAACGGGCTGCTCGCGTTCGGCAACCGCACCGCCGGCGTCGAGCTCGTTGGCGCTATGCCTGATGATGAGCTGCGCTCGAATCGCGTCATTCGCCGCGCGCGTGTCGACGGGCGTTACCTGCGCGCCGATGACCGGGGCATGGTCGTCATCGGCCGCAGGTTGGCCGAGAAGCTCGACGTCGGCCTCGACGACGATCTGCTCGCCACCCTCTCCGGCCGCGACGGCATGCAGCAGGCGATGCTCACGATCGTCGGTCTCCTCGAGACCGGCAGCCGCGAGATCGACGGCGCGATCTGCCAGGTTACGCTCGACGAGCTCAACGCGATCACCGGCTACGAGGGCCCGGGAGAGATCACCATCTTGCTCGACGACGCGCGCCAGACGGACCACGCGCGCGACCGGCTTGCGACAATGATCCCCGATGGGAGCGAGGCGATCACGTGGCGAGAGGTCGAGCCCGAGATCGCCGCCGGCGTCGCCGGCGACCGGGTCTTTACACGGGTGATCATCGGCATTGTGGTGCTTGTCGTGCTGCTTGGCATCGCGAGCGCGCAGCTCACCGCCGTGCTCGAGCGGCGGCGCGAGTTCGGCATGCTGGCCGCGCTCGGTATGAAGGGCCGGCAGATCGCCAACCTCCTCATTATCGAGGCCTTCGTCATCGGTTTCGGCGGCGCAGCAGTCGCGCTGCTCGTCGGCGGGCCGGTGGCCTACTGGCTCTCGGCATGGGGCGTTGATATCCGCGCCATGATGGGCGACGACCTCTCGATGGGCGGCGTCCTCATCGACCCGGTCATGCACGGCGACTTCGGGCTGTGGATCGTCTGGTACGCGCTCGGCGTGTCGCTCGTCGCCACGCTCGGCGCGACGGCCTACCCGGCGTGGCGCGCCGCACGAACGGAACCCGCACAGGCAATGAGGGAGTTCTGA